In Lysinibacillus sp. FSL M8-0337, the following proteins share a genomic window:
- the nadC gene encoding carboxylating nicotinate-nucleotide diphosphorylase, with product MNIIKLEEMLKQFFNEDIGDGDLSSELIFSVEQTGSFSFYAKDSGIFCGTPIIEHGFRLLDPSMQITMHKNDGDAVNYGDILAVIKGPLQKLLIGERVILNLIQRMSAIATAANRAVQETAGTTAKICDTRKTIPGLRMLDKYAVRIGGAYNHRSGLYDAIMLKDNHIAFAGSITEAVQTARKKIGHTVKIEVEIETKTQLDEAIAAGADIIMFDNCTPEEIAAWIQSVPSHIATEASGGITIENLHAYAKSGIQWISLGALTHSVKAFDISALVQMKGEHTLVHH from the coding sequence ATGAATATCATCAAGCTCGAGGAAATGCTCAAGCAATTTTTTAATGAGGACATAGGAGATGGGGATTTATCAAGCGAACTTATCTTTTCAGTTGAGCAAACAGGTTCCTTTTCCTTTTATGCAAAAGATAGTGGTATTTTTTGTGGAACACCTATTATCGAACATGGTTTTCGGTTACTCGATCCTTCCATGCAGATCACAATGCATAAAAATGATGGTGATGCCGTGAACTATGGTGATATTCTTGCAGTTATTAAAGGACCACTACAGAAATTATTAATAGGAGAACGGGTGATTTTAAATCTTATTCAGCGCATGTCTGCTATCGCCACGGCAGCCAATAGAGCAGTTCAGGAAACTGCAGGAACTACTGCAAAAATTTGCGATACGCGTAAAACGATTCCAGGCTTAAGAATGCTTGATAAATATGCTGTACGTATAGGTGGTGCTTATAATCATCGAAGTGGCTTATACGATGCGATTATGCTCAAGGATAATCATATTGCTTTTGCTGGTAGTATTACAGAAGCTGTACAAACCGCTCGTAAAAAAATTGGGCATACGGTAAAAATCGAGGTAGAGATTGAAACGAAAACTCAATTAGATGAGGCCATTGCAGCAGGTGCAGATATTATTATGTTCGATAATTGTACGCCTGAAGAAATAGCAGCTTGGATTCAATCCGTTCCATCACATATTGCTACTGAAGCTTCTGGTGGTATTACAATAGAAAATTTACATGCTTATGCAAAGTCAGGTATTCAATGGATTTCACTAGGTGCACTAACTCATTCAGTAAAAGCCTTTGATATAAGTGCA